Proteins encoded by one window of Dreissena polymorpha isolate Duluth1 chromosome 11, UMN_Dpol_1.0, whole genome shotgun sequence:
- the LOC127850447 gene encoding uncharacterized protein LOC127850447 isoform X2 — MAKITLLIFGIVVASCSAQFGFNRNERFQERQQFPLPQRQTPLPFLHPFVANQRQQQQPLRLEPRWDQMQSVEPFGGLSPPSATEKKCFTLARRPFFMTRIVQYPCDRRTPGMQVVRSFMGPMGPICMSYIREPVFRYFKIPVCCPGYIDQREKCFPINNMGPMVPRIPQQQPERQQEPQMPPVHNHERMMNMASMMRQAMVHRAQKDMARRRAMLLIDMRNRNQQQQQQYFMPQQQRDQPEPEMRMMPHMPQGPPPMSRMFHMYNIHRNMMEQRRQEQQQQQQPQPRIAFLRFPSHSTPPMPHPVKQPPLNGGRFISLIRRPFNPQSPFPFVTRPSLPAPPMYNLMNMNMNTPPMIMNASPMRRIIPRIVLSTRTTIIPLAKLREFNTNIQNAPTQEAAPVMKYTQTPDQSASQEQTPYEALSKKDDKFPTIPEPKPQDSMFQADGFQGVYPHFGGGPDSEAFQETSTDGFQDVELPQMPVEMPDLIMEQAPPNTLNQESCIVQLESAVKTCLKDNGIDVPDVMSAFEPFNEDKSRLLCASEDAIFKCISDALQKCGQKNDVSLARDMLLETAQTVKSMCDLREANVPEVRPDTASPAASTADTSVENVDALPTDVKLAAIAEKPQVKSATPEKIMAVKSTAHTEDAPAPEAAAIDHHVQEAIQHEVHVQEVRIKEYLVPILLGAGVGFIALVLVVSLIVCCCCKRRLNKKMKIAKECEKPPLQDAIFTIGIAPPTYETHGIPPMYYEEAKGVKITAGSPAVVAGTDAELVEAGNNTQI, encoded by the exons ATGGCGAAGATAACATTGCTTATTTTCGGAATAGTTGTAGCCTCTTGCAGTGCTCAGTTTGGATTTAATCGAAATGAGCGCTTTCAGGAAAG GCAACAATTCCCTTTGCCGCAACGCCAGACGCCGTTGCCTTTCCTGCACCCTTTCGTCGCAAATCAACGGCAGCAACAACAGCCTCTGCGGCTAGAGCCGAGATGGGACCAAATGCAATCAGTCGAGCCGTTCGGTGGGTTGAGTCCCCCAAGTGCAACGGAGAAGAAATGCTTTACTCTGGCTCGTAGGCCTTTCTTCATGACCCGTATCGTGCAGTACCCATGCGACAGGCGCACGCCAGGGATGCAAGTTGTGCGGTCATTCATGGG ACCAATGGGCCCAATATGTATGAGCTACATCCGGGAACCTGTCTTCCGGTACTTCAAGATCCCGGTCTGTTGCCCGGGTTACATCGACCAAAGGGAAAAATGCTTCC CTATCAACAACATGGGTCCAATGGTTCCTCGGATACCCCAACAGCAACCAGAACGCCAACAGGAGCCACAGATGCCGCCCGTGCATAACCACGAGCGCATGATGAACATGGCATCCATGATGCGCCAGGCGATGGTGCACCGAGCACAGAAGGACATGGCGCGCCGCCGAGCTATGCTTCTCATTGACATGAGGAATCGtaatcaacagcagcagcagcagtatttcATGCCACAGCAACAGCGTGATCAACCAGAACCGGAAATGAGGATGATGCCCCATATGCCACAGGGTCCTCCGCCGATGTCGCGCATGTTCCACATGTACAATATTCACAGGAACATGATGGAGCAGCGACGACAagagcagcaacagcagcagcagccaCAACCAAGGATCGCGTTCCTAAGGTTCCCTAGTCATTCCACCCCACCAATGCCACATCCGGTAAAGCAGCCGCCACTGAACGGCGGACGTTTCATAAGCCTCATTCGCCGCCCATTCAACCCCCAGTCACCGTTCCCGTTCGTGACACGCCCTTCACTCCCCGCCCCGCCCATGTACAATTTGATGAACATGAACATGAATACACCACCCATGATCATGAATGCCTCACCCATGCGCCGCATCATACCAAGGATAGTTCTCTCAACGAGGACCACCATCATCCCTCTGGCCAAGCTGCGGGAGTTCAACACCAACATACAGAACGCGCCCACGCAGGAAGCGGCCCCAGTGATGAAATACACGCAGACGCCCGACCAGTCCGCATCTCAGGAGCAGACTCCGTACGAAGCCTTAAGCAAGAAAGACGACAAATTCCCGACTATTCCTGAGCCAAAACCGCAGGACAGCATGTTCCAAGCCGACGGATTTCAAGGCGTTTATCCGCACTTTGGTGGTGGCCCCGATAGCGAGGCTTTCCAGGAGACGTCTACTGACGGCTTCCAGGACGTCGAGCTTCCGCAAATGCCCGTCGAGATGCCGGACCTGATCATGGAACAAGCTCCTCCCAATACAT TGAACCAGGAGTCGTGCATAGTGCAGCTCGAGTCCGCCGTGAAGACGTGCCTCAAGGATAATGGAATTGACGTGCCTGACGTCATGTCCGCCTTTGAACCGTTCAACGAGGACAAGTCCAGACTCCTTTGCGC ATCGGAGGACGCAATTTTCAAGTGCATCTCGGATGCGCTGCAGAAGTGCGGCCAAAAGAACGACGTCAGTTTGGCACGTGACATGCTCCTGGAGACTGCGCAGACGGTCAAGAGCATGTGCGACCTCAGAGAGGCTAACG TACCGGAAGTCCGACCTGACACCGCCTCCCCGGCCGCCTCCACTGCGGACACTTCCGTGGAAAACGTGGACGCTCTGC CAACCGACGTCAAACTGGCCGCCATCGCCGAAAAACCTCAAGTAAAGTCCGCCACCCCGGAAAAGATCATGGCAGTCAAATCCACAGCCCACACTGAAGACGCACCGGCACCGGAAGCCGCTGCCATCGATCACCACGTGCAGGAAGCCATTCAGCACGAAGTACACGTGCAGGAAGTCCGCATTAAGGAGTACCTGGTTCCCATCCTGCTCGGCGCCGGCGTCGGTTTCATCGCGCTCGTGCTCGTCGTGTCCCTGATCGTCTGCTGCTGCTGCAAGCGCCGCCTGAACAAGAAGATGAAGATCGCCAAGGAGTGTGAGAAGCCCCCTCTACAGGATG CGATTTTCACTATCGGCATCGCCCCACCCACTTATGAGACACACGGCATCCCTCCCATGTACTACGAGGAGGCAAAGGGGGTGAAGATCACCGCCGGAAGCCCCGCAGTCGTCGCCGGCACCGACGCCGAGCTAGTCGAGGCCGGAAACAACACACAAATATAG
- the LOC127850447 gene encoding uncharacterized protein LOC127850447 isoform X1, with translation MAKITLLIFGIVVASCSAQFGFNRNERFQERQQFPLPQRQTPLPFLHPFVANQRQQQQPLRLEPRWDQMQSVEPFGGLSPPSATEKKCFTLARRPFFMTRIVQYPCDRRTPGMQVVRSFMGPMGPICMSYIREPVFRYFKIPVCCPGYIDQREKCFPINNMGPMVPRIPQQQPERQQEPQMPPVHNHERMMNMASMMRQAMVHRAQKDMARRRAMLLIDMRNRNQQQQQQYFMPQQQRDQPEPEMRMMPHMPQGPPPMSRMFHMYNIHRNMMEQRRQEQQQQQQPQPRIAFLRFPSHSTPPMPHPVKQPPLNGGRFISLIRRPFNPQSPFPFVTRPSLPAPPMYNLMNMNMNTPPMIMNASPMRRIIPRIVLSTRTTIIPLAKLREFNTNIQNAPTQEAAPVMKYTQTPDQSASQEQTPYEALSKKDDKFPTIPEPKPQDSMFQADGFQGVYPHFGGGPDSEAFQETSTDGFQDVELPQMPVEMPDLIMEQAPPNTLNQESCIVQLESAVKTCLKDNGIDVPDVMSAFEPFNEDKSRLLCASEDAIFKCISDALQKCGQKNDVSLARDMLLETAQTVKSMCDLREANVPEVRPDTASPAASTADTSVENVDALPATDVKLAAIAEKPQVKSATPEKIMAVKSTAHTEDAPAPEAAAIDHHVQEAIQHEVHVQEVRIKEYLVPILLGAGVGFIALVLVVSLIVCCCCKRRLNKKMKIAKECEKPPLQDAIFTIGIAPPTYETHGIPPMYYEEAKGVKITAGSPAVVAGTDAELVEAGNNTQI, from the exons ATGGCGAAGATAACATTGCTTATTTTCGGAATAGTTGTAGCCTCTTGCAGTGCTCAGTTTGGATTTAATCGAAATGAGCGCTTTCAGGAAAG GCAACAATTCCCTTTGCCGCAACGCCAGACGCCGTTGCCTTTCCTGCACCCTTTCGTCGCAAATCAACGGCAGCAACAACAGCCTCTGCGGCTAGAGCCGAGATGGGACCAAATGCAATCAGTCGAGCCGTTCGGTGGGTTGAGTCCCCCAAGTGCAACGGAGAAGAAATGCTTTACTCTGGCTCGTAGGCCTTTCTTCATGACCCGTATCGTGCAGTACCCATGCGACAGGCGCACGCCAGGGATGCAAGTTGTGCGGTCATTCATGGG ACCAATGGGCCCAATATGTATGAGCTACATCCGGGAACCTGTCTTCCGGTACTTCAAGATCCCGGTCTGTTGCCCGGGTTACATCGACCAAAGGGAAAAATGCTTCC CTATCAACAACATGGGTCCAATGGTTCCTCGGATACCCCAACAGCAACCAGAACGCCAACAGGAGCCACAGATGCCGCCCGTGCATAACCACGAGCGCATGATGAACATGGCATCCATGATGCGCCAGGCGATGGTGCACCGAGCACAGAAGGACATGGCGCGCCGCCGAGCTATGCTTCTCATTGACATGAGGAATCGtaatcaacagcagcagcagcagtatttcATGCCACAGCAACAGCGTGATCAACCAGAACCGGAAATGAGGATGATGCCCCATATGCCACAGGGTCCTCCGCCGATGTCGCGCATGTTCCACATGTACAATATTCACAGGAACATGATGGAGCAGCGACGACAagagcagcaacagcagcagcagccaCAACCAAGGATCGCGTTCCTAAGGTTCCCTAGTCATTCCACCCCACCAATGCCACATCCGGTAAAGCAGCCGCCACTGAACGGCGGACGTTTCATAAGCCTCATTCGCCGCCCATTCAACCCCCAGTCACCGTTCCCGTTCGTGACACGCCCTTCACTCCCCGCCCCGCCCATGTACAATTTGATGAACATGAACATGAATACACCACCCATGATCATGAATGCCTCACCCATGCGCCGCATCATACCAAGGATAGTTCTCTCAACGAGGACCACCATCATCCCTCTGGCCAAGCTGCGGGAGTTCAACACCAACATACAGAACGCGCCCACGCAGGAAGCGGCCCCAGTGATGAAATACACGCAGACGCCCGACCAGTCCGCATCTCAGGAGCAGACTCCGTACGAAGCCTTAAGCAAGAAAGACGACAAATTCCCGACTATTCCTGAGCCAAAACCGCAGGACAGCATGTTCCAAGCCGACGGATTTCAAGGCGTTTATCCGCACTTTGGTGGTGGCCCCGATAGCGAGGCTTTCCAGGAGACGTCTACTGACGGCTTCCAGGACGTCGAGCTTCCGCAAATGCCCGTCGAGATGCCGGACCTGATCATGGAACAAGCTCCTCCCAATACAT TGAACCAGGAGTCGTGCATAGTGCAGCTCGAGTCCGCCGTGAAGACGTGCCTCAAGGATAATGGAATTGACGTGCCTGACGTCATGTCCGCCTTTGAACCGTTCAACGAGGACAAGTCCAGACTCCTTTGCGC ATCGGAGGACGCAATTTTCAAGTGCATCTCGGATGCGCTGCAGAAGTGCGGCCAAAAGAACGACGTCAGTTTGGCACGTGACATGCTCCTGGAGACTGCGCAGACGGTCAAGAGCATGTGCGACCTCAGAGAGGCTAACG TACCGGAAGTCCGACCTGACACCGCCTCCCCGGCCGCCTCCACTGCGGACACTTCCGTGGAAAACGTGGACGCTCTGC CAGCAACCGACGTCAAACTGGCCGCCATCGCCGAAAAACCTCAAGTAAAGTCCGCCACCCCGGAAAAGATCATGGCAGTCAAATCCACAGCCCACACTGAAGACGCACCGGCACCGGAAGCCGCTGCCATCGATCACCACGTGCAGGAAGCCATTCAGCACGAAGTACACGTGCAGGAAGTCCGCATTAAGGAGTACCTGGTTCCCATCCTGCTCGGCGCCGGCGTCGGTTTCATCGCGCTCGTGCTCGTCGTGTCCCTGATCGTCTGCTGCTGCTGCAAGCGCCGCCTGAACAAGAAGATGAAGATCGCCAAGGAGTGTGAGAAGCCCCCTCTACAGGATG CGATTTTCACTATCGGCATCGCCCCACCCACTTATGAGACACACGGCATCCCTCCCATGTACTACGAGGAGGCAAAGGGGGTGAAGATCACCGCCGGAAGCCCCGCAGTCGTCGCCGGCACCGACGCCGAGCTAGTCGAGGCCGGAAACAACACACAAATATAG
- the LOC127850447 gene encoding uncharacterized protein LOC127850447 isoform X3: MMQQFPLPQRQTPLPFLHPFVANQRQQQQPLRLEPRWDQMQSVEPFGGLSPPSATEKKCFTLARRPFFMTRIVQYPCDRRTPGMQVVRSFMGPMGPICMSYIREPVFRYFKIPVCCPGYIDQREKCFPINNMGPMVPRIPQQQPERQQEPQMPPVHNHERMMNMASMMRQAMVHRAQKDMARRRAMLLIDMRNRNQQQQQQYFMPQQQRDQPEPEMRMMPHMPQGPPPMSRMFHMYNIHRNMMEQRRQEQQQQQQPQPRIAFLRFPSHSTPPMPHPVKQPPLNGGRFISLIRRPFNPQSPFPFVTRPSLPAPPMYNLMNMNMNTPPMIMNASPMRRIIPRIVLSTRTTIIPLAKLREFNTNIQNAPTQEAAPVMKYTQTPDQSASQEQTPYEALSKKDDKFPTIPEPKPQDSMFQADGFQGVYPHFGGGPDSEAFQETSTDGFQDVELPQMPVEMPDLIMEQAPPNTLNQESCIVQLESAVKTCLKDNGIDVPDVMSAFEPFNEDKSRLLCASEDAIFKCISDALQKCGQKNDVSLARDMLLETAQTVKSMCDLREANVPEVRPDTASPAASTADTSVENVDALPATDVKLAAIAEKPQVKSATPEKIMAVKSTAHTEDAPAPEAAAIDHHVQEAIQHEVHVQEVRIKEYLVPILLGAGVGFIALVLVVSLIVCCCCKRRLNKKMKIAKECEKPPLQDAIFTIGIAPPTYETHGIPPMYYEEAKGVKITAGSPAVVAGTDAELVEAGNNTQI, translated from the exons ATGAT GCAACAATTCCCTTTGCCGCAACGCCAGACGCCGTTGCCTTTCCTGCACCCTTTCGTCGCAAATCAACGGCAGCAACAACAGCCTCTGCGGCTAGAGCCGAGATGGGACCAAATGCAATCAGTCGAGCCGTTCGGTGGGTTGAGTCCCCCAAGTGCAACGGAGAAGAAATGCTTTACTCTGGCTCGTAGGCCTTTCTTCATGACCCGTATCGTGCAGTACCCATGCGACAGGCGCACGCCAGGGATGCAAGTTGTGCGGTCATTCATGGG ACCAATGGGCCCAATATGTATGAGCTACATCCGGGAACCTGTCTTCCGGTACTTCAAGATCCCGGTCTGTTGCCCGGGTTACATCGACCAAAGGGAAAAATGCTTCC CTATCAACAACATGGGTCCAATGGTTCCTCGGATACCCCAACAGCAACCAGAACGCCAACAGGAGCCACAGATGCCGCCCGTGCATAACCACGAGCGCATGATGAACATGGCATCCATGATGCGCCAGGCGATGGTGCACCGAGCACAGAAGGACATGGCGCGCCGCCGAGCTATGCTTCTCATTGACATGAGGAATCGtaatcaacagcagcagcagcagtatttcATGCCACAGCAACAGCGTGATCAACCAGAACCGGAAATGAGGATGATGCCCCATATGCCACAGGGTCCTCCGCCGATGTCGCGCATGTTCCACATGTACAATATTCACAGGAACATGATGGAGCAGCGACGACAagagcagcaacagcagcagcagccaCAACCAAGGATCGCGTTCCTAAGGTTCCCTAGTCATTCCACCCCACCAATGCCACATCCGGTAAAGCAGCCGCCACTGAACGGCGGACGTTTCATAAGCCTCATTCGCCGCCCATTCAACCCCCAGTCACCGTTCCCGTTCGTGACACGCCCTTCACTCCCCGCCCCGCCCATGTACAATTTGATGAACATGAACATGAATACACCACCCATGATCATGAATGCCTCACCCATGCGCCGCATCATACCAAGGATAGTTCTCTCAACGAGGACCACCATCATCCCTCTGGCCAAGCTGCGGGAGTTCAACACCAACATACAGAACGCGCCCACGCAGGAAGCGGCCCCAGTGATGAAATACACGCAGACGCCCGACCAGTCCGCATCTCAGGAGCAGACTCCGTACGAAGCCTTAAGCAAGAAAGACGACAAATTCCCGACTATTCCTGAGCCAAAACCGCAGGACAGCATGTTCCAAGCCGACGGATTTCAAGGCGTTTATCCGCACTTTGGTGGTGGCCCCGATAGCGAGGCTTTCCAGGAGACGTCTACTGACGGCTTCCAGGACGTCGAGCTTCCGCAAATGCCCGTCGAGATGCCGGACCTGATCATGGAACAAGCTCCTCCCAATACAT TGAACCAGGAGTCGTGCATAGTGCAGCTCGAGTCCGCCGTGAAGACGTGCCTCAAGGATAATGGAATTGACGTGCCTGACGTCATGTCCGCCTTTGAACCGTTCAACGAGGACAAGTCCAGACTCCTTTGCGC ATCGGAGGACGCAATTTTCAAGTGCATCTCGGATGCGCTGCAGAAGTGCGGCCAAAAGAACGACGTCAGTTTGGCACGTGACATGCTCCTGGAGACTGCGCAGACGGTCAAGAGCATGTGCGACCTCAGAGAGGCTAACG TACCGGAAGTCCGACCTGACACCGCCTCCCCGGCCGCCTCCACTGCGGACACTTCCGTGGAAAACGTGGACGCTCTGC CAGCAACCGACGTCAAACTGGCCGCCATCGCCGAAAAACCTCAAGTAAAGTCCGCCACCCCGGAAAAGATCATGGCAGTCAAATCCACAGCCCACACTGAAGACGCACCGGCACCGGAAGCCGCTGCCATCGATCACCACGTGCAGGAAGCCATTCAGCACGAAGTACACGTGCAGGAAGTCCGCATTAAGGAGTACCTGGTTCCCATCCTGCTCGGCGCCGGCGTCGGTTTCATCGCGCTCGTGCTCGTCGTGTCCCTGATCGTCTGCTGCTGCTGCAAGCGCCGCCTGAACAAGAAGATGAAGATCGCCAAGGAGTGTGAGAAGCCCCCTCTACAGGATG CGATTTTCACTATCGGCATCGCCCCACCCACTTATGAGACACACGGCATCCCTCCCATGTACTACGAGGAGGCAAAGGGGGTGAAGATCACCGCCGGAAGCCCCGCAGTCGTCGCCGGCACCGACGCCGAGCTAGTCGAGGCCGGAAACAACACACAAATATAG